From Hoeflea sp. 108:
TGACCATCTGCGATGCCACCTCGGCGGCGTTCGCCCAAAACCTCGATTTCCAGAAGCTCGATGTCGTCACCTTCTCCTGGCAGAAGGTGCTGGGCGGCGAAGGCGCGCATGGCATGCTGATCCTCAGCCCGCGTGCCGTCGAACGCCTCGAGACCTACAAGCCGGCCTGGCCGCTGCCCAAGATCTTCCGCCTGACGTCTGCTGGTAAGCTGATCGAAGGCATCTTCAAGGGCGAGACCATCAACACACCGTCGATGCTCTGCGTCGAGGATTATCTCGACGCGCTGAACTGGGCCAAGGGCCTGGGCGGACTGGACGCGCTGATCGCTCGCGCCGACGCCAACTTCGCGGCAATCGACACCTTCGTCCAGGAATCGGGCTGGCTGGCCAACCTGGCCGTGGTGCCGCAAACGCGCTCCAACACCTCTGTGTGCCTGTCGATCGTCGATCCAGAGGTCGCGGCCCTCGACAAGGACGGCCAGGCGGCCTTCGCCAAGGCCATGGTCTCGGCGCTCGAGAAGGAAGGCGTCGCCTTCGACATCGGCGCCTACCGCGATGCACCTCCCGGCCTGCGCATCTGGGCCGGCGCCACCGTCGAGACCTCCGATCTGGCGGCGCTGATGCCCTGGCTCGACTGGGCCTTCGCCAACCAGAAGGCCGCGCTCAAGGCAGCGGCCTGACGCTCTTTGCCCTCCCCCTCGTGGGGAGGGTCAATCCGCACGGCGGATTGGGTTGGGAGTGCATCCATCCGTCGCCACTCCCTTCCCTGCGTTCACCCATTTACCTCACCCGGTCGCTCCGCGACCGACCTCCCGCAAGAGGGAGGTAGGCCAATCGCAAAGGATTTGCCCATGCCCCGCGTTCTCGTTTCCGACAAGCTCTCCACCACCGCCGTCCAGATCTTCAAGGATCGTGGCGTCGAGGTCGACTATCTGCCTGATCTCGGCAAGGACAAGGAAAAGCTGATCGAAGTCATCGGCCAGTATGATGGTCTCGCCATCCGATCGGCCACCAAAGTGACTGAAAAGCTGATCGCCGCTGCGACCAACCTGAAGGTTGTCGGCCGCGCCGGCATCGGCGTCGACAATGTCGACATCCCCGCTGCGTCCCGCCGCGGTATCATCGTGATGAACACGCCCTTCGGCAATTCGATCACCACCGCCGAGCACGCCATCGCACTGATGTTCGCCGTCGCCCGCCAGATCCCCGAGGCCAATGCCTCTACCCATGCCGGCAAGTGGGAGAAGAACCGCTTCATGGGCGTCGAGATCACCGGCAAGACGCTCGGCCTGATCGGCTGCGGCAACATCGGCTCGATCGTCGCCACCCGCGCCGTCGGCCTCAAGATGCATGTCGTCGCCTTCGATCCGTTCCTGTCGGAGCATCGCGCCGAGGAACTCGGCGTGGAGAAGGTCGAGCTCGACGAGCTGCTCGCCCGCGCCGACTTCATTACGCTGCACACGCCGCTGACCGACAAGACCCGCAACATCATCAATGCCGACGCGATCGCCAAGATGAAGGACGGCGTGCGCATCATCAATTGCGCCCGCGGCGGACTGGTGGTCGAGAAGGACCTGATCGCGGCGCTGAAGAGCGGCAAGGTGGCGGGCGCCGGCATCGACGTGTTCGAGGTCGAGCCTGCCGAGCAGAACGAGCTGTTCAACATGGAGAACGTCGTCTGCACCCCGCATCTCGGCGCCTCGACCTCCGAGGCCCAAGAGAACGTGGCCCTTCAGGTGGCCGAGCAGATGGCCG
This genomic window contains:
- the serA gene encoding phosphoglycerate dehydrogenase, coding for MPRVLVSDKLSTTAVQIFKDRGVEVDYLPDLGKDKEKLIEVIGQYDGLAIRSATKVTEKLIAAATNLKVVGRAGIGVDNVDIPAASRRGIIVMNTPFGNSITTAEHAIALMFAVARQIPEANASTHAGKWEKNRFMGVEITGKTLGLIGCGNIGSIVATRAVGLKMHVVAFDPFLSEHRAEELGVEKVELDELLARADFITLHTPLTDKTRNIINADAIAKMKDGVRIINCARGGLVVEKDLIAALKSGKVAGAGIDVFEVEPAEQNELFNMENVVCTPHLGASTSEAQENVALQVAEQMADYLVKGAVTNAINMPSITAEEAPRLKPFVKLAEVLGAFVGQVTEDPITEVEILFDGQTAQMNTKALISAALAGLIRPQVADVNMVSAPIMVKERGIIVAEVKRDKSGVFDGYIKLTVKTEHMTRSIAGTCFSDGKPRFIQIKGINLDAEVGQHMLYTTNADAPGIIGLLGTVCGENGVNIANFSLGRDRPGGDAIALLYLDAPFPEDVLAKVRDHKSIDSARRLRFDVNGF
- a CDS encoding phosphoserine transaminase, whose product is MTIVAKPGLRPANPNFSSGPCAKRPGWSLDGLADAPLGRSHRAKIGKTKLEQAIALTREVLQVPADYRIGIVPASDTGAVEMAMWSLLGERGIDMVAWESFGAGWITDVVKQLKLEDVRKFEAPYGELPDLAKVDFDRDVVFTWNGTTSGVRVANGNFIPADRKGLTICDATSAAFAQNLDFQKLDVVTFSWQKVLGGEGAHGMLILSPRAVERLETYKPAWPLPKIFRLTSAGKLIEGIFKGETINTPSMLCVEDYLDALNWAKGLGGLDALIARADANFAAIDTFVQESGWLANLAVVPQTRSNTSVCLSIVDPEVAALDKDGQAAFAKAMVSALEKEGVAFDIGAYRDAPPGLRIWAGATVETSDLAALMPWLDWAFANQKAALKAAA